Within the Salvelinus sp. IW2-2015 linkage group LG19, ASM291031v2, whole genome shotgun sequence genome, the region cctccaggctgtgtaagggctatttgacctaggagagtgatggagtgctgcatcagatgatctggcctccacaatcacccaacctcaacccaattgagatggtttgggatgagttggacagcagagtgaaggaaaggacccaacaagtgctcagcatatgtgtggactccttcaagactgttggaaaagcattcctcatgaagctggttgagagaatgccaagagtgtgcaaagctgtcaaagcaaagtgtggctactttgaagaatataacatctattttgatttgtttaactttttggttactacatgattccatgtgtgttatttaatagtgttgatgtcttcactactattctacagtgtgtaaaataaagaaaaacccttgaatgagtatgtgtccaaacttttgactggtactgtatatttatgcgACTGCAAAAAAAAGACTAACTTAAACAGCATCATTCTGTGTGTCAATGCTGGAGAGGCAGTTACCTGAGCGGCGTGGGCTGGAGAACAGAGAGGTGTCATGGACAGCAGGGCTGGCAATGTCTGTGGCTGGAGATGTGGGCATGGCCGGCAGATCCCCGTTGGAGGAGTCCTGACGTCTCCGCCGCTGGGAAGGAGGGGAGACCAGGCCATCACTGCCAGCTACAGAGACAGAAAAATACATAGTTGGTTAGACTGCTTCCTTTCATGTGATTTATATGTCCTTAAGTGTTAtattaaattaaaaacagaatATCACTGTACAAAATCAAACTGTAAATATAGTTTATGGTACTCAGAACCTTTTGCTGTCAACTTACGAGTGGCTGGAATGTCATCCCTGTTGCGCTTGCGTCTTCCGGGAGTTGATGTTGGTGAAGACATTCTGAATGATCACAGGTCCTAGAAAAGAAATCTGGTTAAATAACGTTAAATGTATTCGCCTTTGACTCGTAAAATAACAATGCAACCAGTAAGTAACACATAGCTGAGTTGAGCTTGAATTAGCTAATAACAAAGCCTGTAGTTAGTTATGTCAATAGCTAACTAGTAAATTGTTGGTAGCTACTTGCATTCTTTTCGACGTGTAATGAAACAATGCAtcctagccagttagctagctgggAAGTCAACTAAACTTCCCGAAAGAGCTTGTCaactaaaaataaaatatttattgtaaATCCTTAACTAGGTACATTCTCTAATTATATATTCCTAATCATTTTTTATCAAATACTTTGATGGCTGGCATGTTCAAGACAATTGTAAAACAGCAGCTAGCTAGtgcaagttaacaatttaaaaaatccGGTGAACACTCCCAAACACATAAATTAGGTAATCTGAATTTGATCtaacataaaacatttaataaacaacgACCTAGTTAATTTAGCCTTTAATAACCTTAgaaatagctagctacagtatcttaaAATTACTTTTCTTACCTACTACGTAGTGCTACTGCAATGAATTTGGCGCGAAATTGTGGGTGTGACGTTTTAGTCCCGGGAAACTTTGCACCAATAGCGAAGCTAAACTACGTGTGCGCTCTACATTAGCATTTGCACATCAAGGGGATTCCGGAGTGTCTTACAATCAGTACGGTTAACATTTTAAATGGAATACATTAATACTCTTATTTTTGTAAGTATTTCATTATTATTTCAGGAGTAGACCAATTATTTGCATTGTAATAATTGTGTTCAACTGAAGGTCTGGGTAATCCGCCCATCATCTGATATCGTTTCTCCCGACATATTCCACTCAGGGGCGCTAGTGTAAACCTTTACCACAAGGTGGCGTATGTGCCATGAGAAATGTGTCAACATTTTTCGACTATCACTCAAAATACAGAATGCATATCTTTAGGTTTTCATAGAATTTATGGGAATGGCATGAAACAAATTCCGGGAACACATCAGAATTGCTCTTATCATAAGTAATTACTCTGCATTCTTCTATATAGTAACAATGCCTTTATATCAAATTAATAACCATGATAACCTACTTTCCAGGGCCATCATGgacatttcatttattttatagaCAAcggcacatactgtacacaaatcTGTGAATATAAAATATTGCTCATTATGTAACATTTCCACTGCCCACAATGTCATATGACCAGAGACGTGCACTTGACAGTTTACATCAATGGTTCCCAACCAAGGGTACTTGGCCTACCCACAgtgggtacttgagaagactcatgagaccataggcctactggtaaaaacTACATGAGGGGGTACTTTAGGGGTACCAacggttgggaaccactggtttacACGATGATGCCTACTCTGGCTCCACATACGCAGCATGAACTTGTGCGCTTGTCAGTTAGGGAATTCGATTCACCTGGCCCGGGCGCCTTGGCGTGTTTTGCCCTGggtgaaagttgattgcattcgttttggaaccGGGCTTCCTCCCGGGCGTGAGCCAGGTTCGCCGTTTAAAGCCCACGGCGTAGTCGCCTCAAAACTAAAGTTAAGTAATTAAGCATGTGGCATAATGAGTAGGATTCTATGTTTTCACATGCAAGTGACCGCTTTGAGAAAAACACTAACTATCTTTCCAATGAAAACTAGATTGAAAATTCAAACATATTTATGGAAAAGTGGTGTTTCTGGACAATGCACCATGCTGCATCGTTGACATGGCAGAGCGGCGCAGATTACTGTTAGGGCGCTGCTACCTCATCGCTTTTGCTCGTTGACCTCACATACACCGGTGCCCCGCGGTTCAGCATAATCGAATCCCCCCAATACACTCGTAGTATAGAAAGAGGGTGTCATGTGCGCACACCCTTCTCTCCTCAAATGGGAGCTAAGGAGACCACGTGATTCAAACTAGACTCTACTGGCTTGTCAAAGGGGGAGGTAAACCTTTGACGTAAGCAGAGGAAAGATACAAAATACACTCCGCGAAATACAGAGACTTCAGAGAAGTTACAGACCTTAATATACCGCCACTATTTTAGAATAAACCTAAACACCACTTAAAAGAAGCAACGTTGGGGAAAGGGAAGAAGAAGCTCCAGTAATACAGAGTGAGCGTGATACATTGTATCAAGCTTGTTCCAACTACCTGGCTACTAAGTAACGAAATCTATTGACGTCCGATCCCACGAGGGCAGAAAGCAGAGTTCATGTGTGATATATACAGCCTGGATTCTCAGTGCGTGTCTCCACAATGCAACATGAGTTGGGCGATGGAGCCTACAAACTTCTACGACAATAAGCTGAGCAGGGGTCTTCAGGGGGTCTGCAAACCCGGGAGAAGTGATCATGGCACGGGCGAGGACACAACCATGGCCGAGCTGAACACAGCCCCTGCAATGTACGACGACGAGAGTGCCATCGACTTCAGCTCCTACATAGAGTCGATGACAGCAGTACCACACCTGGAACTCTGCAACGATGAACTTttccttgacttattcaacactGTGAAGCAAGAGAAGACAGACTTCTACATGCCAAGCTCGACTACGTCGTCCAGCAATATGCAGCAGCTGTCAAACTGTTCAACCAACGCATACGCAGTTGGAAGCCAAAAAGAGTTCGAGAGGAAGCTCAAGGGTGGATTTGACAAGGGGGTCTTCAGTGCACCGATCAAACAGGAATCGGACTGGAGCGACAATGACATGTCCTCGTCGTTACCTTCCCAGATCAAAAACTGCGCGCAGACCTCCGTGAGCCTTCCCATGGGACAACCAACGCCACCATCAACCCCAGAGCCTCTCTCAAGCCAATCagcccactcctctcctcggAAGGTCGGCAAGGAGAAAGGGAAAAAGAATTTTGACAGGTACAGCCAAGAGTACCGCCAGAGACGTGAGAGGAATAACGTTGCAGTGAGGAAAAGTAGGGACAAAGCAAAGCAACGCAACGTGGAAATGCAGCAAAAAATGCTTGAACTGGGTTCAGAGAATGACAGATTACACAAAACAATCGATCAACTaaccagtgagctcactggcctGAGAGATTTCTTCAAGCAGCTTCCCAATCACAACTCCTCGTTTTTGGGGACCACGGGTGGGGCTAGACGGTGACCAATTAATCTTACTTTCTAATTAACTGAACTTTTGAAATACATACCTCAACACAGACTTACCATCTGTAACAGATGCATTATAAACAAGCTTACATTTATGGCACTGGAAATGTACTGGAAACGTAGGCTTCCTCCCATATTGTTGCCATAATCTttttgggggatttttttttctatATTAAATTATTTTACTACTTCATTTAGTTGTTGTTATACCAGATATGGTACATGTTTTATAATTCCAAACTTTGTAAGAAcaagagcatgtttgaattttATATAGTTTATATTAAAAAAACTTTAAATATTTGTCTTATGGAATCTctaataaaagtgctgaaaagtCATACAAATCAACATTGTCTATGAGTGTGTTTGGGATGAACATATTAGTACATATGTGATTATAAATTACTTGGCATGGTTAAAGTATGTTTTATATGGATTTGCTGGGGCCAAGAATCTACCTCAGTTGGAGTTGGGCCACTTCTCGAGAATAACATTTTCACAGCTAGTGGAAGAAAGTACAGAAAAAGGTAAACAAATACACTAACATATAATACAAGGTTTATTGACACAGTATAAGCACCATTCATCTTCAGAGAGAGATTAGGAGGTAGATATTCAAGGGAACACTTTGAAAGAAACGTGCGGCTATATACAGCATACAGGCATATTTTACAGTCACCATTTGGACCCACGTGACATAGTCTGACATATGTTACTCCTCTCTGGTCCTTCAGTTCTAACCTTGGGCTGTCAGCTCCAGGGTCCTAACATATCAGTAACGCACAAACAGATCTATTTTTTCCACCCTAACTATTCATGCTCTGTACAGAGCCTGGGCCTGGCTGGGCTGAGGAGGCCTCCTAGTCCTACAGATTGATTTCACGGGATCTCAGAGGCAGATCTCTTCCAGGCCGATCGACGGTGCAGGTTTCCTGGTGACCACGCGGACATAAGCGCTGAGGGGGCCCACCTCCTTCCCCAACACATTTTCCACCTCGTAACCTGGGAACTGCAGCACATGAACAATCAACTTAACCATGGATCTATAGGCATAGGTTAGTCTACGAGTAAGACTTACAGTTTAAGTaggaagtttaaatgtatttggctaaggtgtatgtaaactcagtttttcacaattcctgacatttaatcctagaaaaattccctgtcgtaggtcagttaggatcaccactttattttaagaatgtgaaatgtcagaataatagagagaattatttatttcagcttttatttatttcatcacattcctagtgggtcagaggtttacatacactcaattagtatttggtagcattacctttaaattgtttaacttgggtcaaatgtttcaggtagccttccacaagcttcccacaataagtttggtgaattttggcccattcctcctgacagagctggtgtaactgagtcaggtttgtaggcctccttgctcgcacacRctttttcagttctgcccacaMattttctatgggattgaggtcagggctttgtgatggccactccaataccttgactttgttgtccttaagccattttgccacaactttggaagtatgcttggggtcattgtccatttggaagacccatttgcgaccaagctttaacctcctgactgatgtcttgagatgttgcttcaatatatctacatcattttcctgcctcatgatgccatctattttgtgaagagcaccagtctctcctgcagcaaagcacccccacaacatgatgctgccacccccatgcttcacggttgggatggtgttctttggcttgcaagcctccccctttttcctccaaacataaagatggtcattatggccaaacaatacaaattttgtttcatcagaccagaggacatttctccaaaaagtacgatcttcgtccccatgtgcagttgaaaaccgtagtctggcttttttaatgtcggttttggagcagtggcttcttccttgctgagcagcctttcaggttttgttgatgtaggactcgtttaactgtggatatagatacttttgtacccgtttcctccagaatcttcacaaggtcccttgctgttgttctgggattgattttcacttttcgcaccaaagtacattcatctctaggagacagaacgccttcctgagcggtatgacggctgcgtggtcccatggtgtttatacttgcgtactattgtttgtacagatgaaagtggtaccttcaggcgtttggaaattgctcccaaggatgaaccagacttgtgaaggtttACAATTTTTgacttgactgatttcttttgattttcccatgatgtcaagcaaagaggcactgagtttgaaggtaggccttgaaatacatctacaactccaattaactcaaattatgtcaattagcctatcataagcttctaaagccatgacataattttcttgatttttccaagctgtataaaggcacagtcaacttcgtgtatgtacttctgacccactggaattgtgatacagtgaattgtaagtgaaataatctgtctgtaaacaattgttgggaaaattacttgtgtcatgcacaaagtaaatgtcctaactgactggccaaaactatagtttgttaacaagacatttgtggagtgtttgaaaaacaactagttttaatgactccaacctaagtgtatgtaaacttccgacttcaactgcagtaACCCGAGTCACAACTAGCACTCATGCTAACAATAAACATGTTACCAAATAACATCCAATAAACactgtgaagctatacaaataggCAACATAAATGTCAAGAAGAGCGTAACCtatgtgtatataaacttccgacttcaactgtatatacaagttAGACATGCTCAATGAGAACAAAAGTTGGTTACACTCTATAATATAATTTATAATGAAAAAGTATTGTTATTAGATTGGGGGGGAACACATCCAGTGCAAAACCCAATACAAATATTTTCTATTGAGTTATGTGGTGCTGATCCATCTCAATTAACCTGGATTGTTGGTTTGCCCTGATTCTCAACAATGGATGTAAGCCAGGTTGTCAACAATATCCATTCTAGAATGCTggatgatacagtgcattcagaaagtattcaggtccctagactttttccatattttgttacgttacagcctttttctaaaatagattaaatagtttccccccctcaatctacacacaataccccataatgacaaacaattAAAAGGTtggcatttttgctaatttataaaaaataaaaataaactaatatcacataagtgttcagactctttactgagtactttcttaaggcacctttggcagagatcacagccttgagtcttcttgggtatgacgctacaagcttgacacaccagtatttggggagtttctcccattcttctctgcagattctctcaagcgctgtcaggctggatggggagcgccgttacacagctattttcaggtcacttcagagatgttcgatcgggttcatgtccgggctctggctgggccactcaaggacatccagaaacatgtcccgaagccagtcctgtgTTTTCTTGACTGTGTGCcaagggtcgttgtcttgttggaaggcaaaccttcaccccagtctgaggtcctgagcgctccggagcaggttttcatcaaggatcgctctgtactttgctccattcatctttccctcaatccagactagtcttccagtccctgccactgaaaaacatccccacagcatgatgctgccaccaccatgcttcaccgtagggatggcgccaggtttcctccagacgtgacgcttggcattcaggccaaagagctaaatcttggtttcatcagaccagagaatcttgttttgcatggtcagagtcctttagatgccttttggcaaactccaagcgggctgtcatgtgccttttactgaggagtggcttccgtctggccactctaccataaaggcctgattggtggagtgctgcagagatggttttccttctggaaggtactaccatctccacagaggaactctggagctctgtcagagtgaacatcgggttattggtcaactccctgaccaaggcccttctcccccgattgctcagtttggccaggcagccagctctaggaagagacttggtggttccgaacttcttccgtttaagaatgatggaggccactgtgttcttgggaccttcaatgctgcagaaatgttttggtacccttccccagatctgtgccttgacacaatcctgtctcagagttctatggacaattccttcaacctcatggcttggtttttgctctgacatgcactgtcaactatgggaccttatgtagacaagtgtgtgcctttccaaatcatgaccaatcaatttaatttaacacaggtggactccaatcaagttgtagaaacatcaaggatgatcaatggaaacaagatacactaagctcaatttcaagtcatatagcgaagggtctgaattctacagtaccagtcaaaggtttagacacacctactcatttagttgatttatttttactattttctacatagtagaatagtagtgaagacatcacaattataaagtaacacatatggaatcatgaagacatcaaaactatgaaacaacacatatggaatcatgtagtaaccaaaaaagtgttaaacaaatcaaaatatattttatatttgagattcttcaaagttgccaccctttgccttgatgacagctttgcacactcttggcattctctcaatcagcttaacaaaaagttaattaacttctttggggtagggggtagtattttcacgtccggatgaaaagcatgcccagagtaaacggcctgctacaaagccataaaagctagaaaaTGCATATTATtcgtatatttggatagaaaacactatgaagtttctaaaactgtttgaatgatgtatgtgagtataacagaactcatatggcaggcaaaaacctgagaaaaaatccaaccaggaagtgggaaatctgaggttggtcgattttcaactcctattgaagatacagtgagaTATTTGTACGGTTGCActttctaaggcttccactagatgtcaacagccgtTAGAACCtggtctgatgcttctactgtgaagtggggccgaaggagagagaaatgagtcaggtctatcatgacctaaacatgccctgaccatgcgcgttcacgtgagagcgagctctgttccatcgcacttctgaagacaatggaatactccggttggaacattattgaagaattatgttaaaaacatcctaaagattgattcaatacttcgtttgtcatgtttttacggactgtaatataattttaaaaacttttcgtccgtactttccgctggacctgcccgcgcgtcgtgagtttggaaagtgtactgaacgctagaacaacaaggaggaatttggacataaatKatggacattatcgaacaaacaaacatttattgtggaactgggatttctgggagtgcattctgatgaagatcatcaaaggtaagtgaatgtttataatgttacttctgacttctgttgactgcataatatgggggatatatttgtgtcttgattgggctctgagcgccgactcagattattgcatggtttgcttttttcataaagcttttttgaaatctgacacagcggttgcattaaggagaagtgcatctaaaattccatgcataacagttgtatcttttagcaatgtttattatgagtattcctgtaaattgatgtggctctctgcaaaatcaaaggatgttttggaacttctgaacgtaaggcgccaatgtaaactcagatttttggatataaatatgaactttaccgaacaaaacatacatgtattgtgtaacatgaagtcctatgagtgtcatctgatgaagatcatcaaaggttagtgattgattttatctatatttctgctttttgtgaatcctctctttggctggaaaaatggctgtgttattctgtgaataggcactcacctaacataatcgtttggtttgctttcgacgtaaagcctttttgaaattggacactgtggctggatttacaacaagtgtatctttaaaatggtgtaaaatacatgtatgtttgaagaattttaattatgggatttctgttgttttgaatttggcgccctgcagtttcactggctgttgaagaggtgggacgctaccgtctcacgtaccctagagaggttaagttaatttgtggaatttctttccttcttaatgcgtgagccaagcagttgtgttgtgacaaggtaggggtgatatttggactcatcagaccaaaatacagatttccaccggtttaatgaccattgctcgggtttcttggcccaagcaagtctcttcttcttattggtgtccttagtagtggtttctttgaagcaattcggccatgaaggcctaattcacacagtctcctctgaacagttgatgttgagatgtgtctgttacttgaactctgaagtatttatttgggatgaagtctgaggtgcagttaactctaatgaacttatcctctgcagcagaggtaactctaggtcttcctttcctgtggcggtcgtcatgagagccagtttcatcatagctcgatggtttttgcgactgtacttgaagaaactttcaaagttcttgaaaggttccggatttactgaccttcatgtcttaaagtaatgggctgtcgtttctctttgcttatttgagctgttattgccataatatggacttggtcctttaccatatagggctatcttctgtataccaactctaccttgtcacaacacaactgattggctcacgcattaagaaggaaataaattgcacaaattaacttttaaccaggcacacctgttaattgaaatgcattccagatgactacctcatgaagctggttgagagaatgccgagagtgtgcaaagctgtcatcaaggcaaagggtggctattttgaagaatctcaaatattacatatattttgatttgtttaacacttatttggttactacatgattccatatgtcttagttgatgtctcactattattctacaacgtagaaaatgttaaaaataaagaaaaacccttgagtgggtgtgtctaaactttggactggtactgtatgcaaataaggtatttctgtttatagtttttaatacatttgcaaacatttctaaaaacccgttttcactttgtcattatggggtattttgtgtagattgatgaggatttttatttatcgaatcagttttagaataaggctgtaacgttacaaaatgtggaaaaagggaaggggtctgaatactttcctaatgcactgtatatggtggtcagagccatatatttaaatatttggCTCTGATGGTGGTATGTGGGTGATACCAGTGTTTGTAGATTAGAAGGAAATATAGATCCAACTCTAGCGATACTAGTATCATCTGGCTCCTCTTACAGTATTGATCTGTGTGAGTAAGTCCAGCCATTGTTCTAAACAGATCTCTTAACACAGTCTAACTATGGGCTATTAGACAGATGACAATGATGTCACTTTCAGCAAACATACTGACAGTCTGACACACAGGAGGATCAAAATGCTATATCAGTGCACTAAACTGAGAGGTAAGTGCTGTCTGCATAAAAAGGCAGGTACAGCGTATTACAtaacatgtgagagagagagagagctcacctCATGGCCAGAGGCTGCACAGTTCAACACAGACATGATGGTACTCTGCTGGAGCTAGAAAACAGTAGAGAGAATAGTCACCATACTAGTTGAATAAATGGTCTGGACTGGACTGTCAAACTAGACTTCTTCATATTAGCGGTTTTATTAAATTATACCATATTACATTACAGCACATACCTTATAATAACATAATAAGCTGTCATAGCGTTTTCAACAGTTTCATGTTACCATTAATGATACAATCTAAGACTATATTTGACAGTGACACTAAAAGTGAAAAGTTTTGAGACCACATCTTGATTAACATTAGATCAACCTTCCTTTAATATTACTTTATGCTTATGCACTGCTATGTTACACATTGAAAATACAGACATTTGCCAACACACAACCTAAACTCAAAATCTTGTCTCACCTTTACTTTCACAGTGAAGTCTCTTAGTGTAGAACAATTCATGAACACTTCAAGCTGCATGTTCATGGTTGGTTGGTCAACCAGTGAATCACAAGCAACACAAAGGAATGCTTGACTGGGGACAACAGACATAATGCAGATATTGACATCACATTTCAACCATAATAAAGAAGTTCCCTTTGCGAAAATGTTTAGTTATTCTATTGGTAAACCAATAAGATTCAATCAGTTAAT harbors:
- the cebpd gene encoding CCAAT/enhancer-binding protein delta, translating into MCDIYSLDSQCVSPQCNMSWAMEPTNFYDNKLSRGLQGVCKPGRSDHGTGEDTTMAELNTAPAMYDDESAIDFSSYIESMTAVPHLELCNDELFLDLFNTVKQEKTDFYMPSSTTSSSNMQQLSNCSTNAYAVGSQKEFERKLKGGFDKGVFSAPIKQESDWSDNDMSSSLPSQIKNCAQTSVSLPMGQPTPPSTPEPLSSQSAHSSPRKVGKEKGKKNFDRYSQEYRQRRERNNVAVRKSRDKAKQRNVEMQQKMLELGSENDRLHKTIDQLTSELTGLRDFFKQLPNHNSSFLGTTGGARR